In Lonchura striata isolate bLonStr1 chromosome 3, bLonStr1.mat, whole genome shotgun sequence, the sequence TCTGCTATCTGTGTATAAAGAACTGCCAGAGTTGACGTAATGTCACGACACAGATTGTATGCAGAATCTTCGGACTCATTTCCTTTGTCTTGTGGCGGCCAAGAGGGTGTACTGGGCAACTGGGAACCTGTTACTGATTCATAGTGCCACCACAATGTTTGCCATTCCCCTTTCTGGTAGTGTTGGCAGCTGTCAGCAAATGCATATTCCCTTGTAAGCAAACTTATAGAAGGGAAATTTATCCTAGAAAACAGCCTGAAGTAGCTTCAGCACTATTTTAGGAGTACTTGTCTTTCTTGAGCTATTTTTTTGTATATTACAGGCTTTCCCACTaattgtttttggggtttttcaagTGTGAAATTATGTCTTGAATAAATACTACAGTATTTTGGAGAGGACTTCTGAAACTGTTTCTAAATCCACTTCTACAGACCACACACGATGCATCCTCTGCAGTACCCACTCTAGTGTGGTAGCCTGTTGTCTACATGAGGATTACATTTGCTTTGCATATCAGTATGAAAGTGGGGTTTTGCAATTTTTCAACCACCCCAGACTCTACATCTATTGAATAAACCCcataagaagaaaaattactttgtctTCTTGCTAATTTTTTGTCTTACCCAAAGATTTCTGACAACCTTAGTAAAAACTGCTTATGAGTTTTTCTTATTCtgttaaactttttttttttttttttttttgctctcctTTCAGTCCCTGCATGCTGCTCCGCTCGCTACAATCTTGCAGTCCTGGCCTGTTTTGGGTTCTTCCTCCTGTATGCATTGCGTGTGAACCTCAGCGTTGCTCTGGTGAATATGGTAGAACCTGACACAAGCTCAGCAAAGAATGTGACTTCCAATGTGTGCCCAGAGCATTCCTCCACCACAAATGTTTCTCGCAACACTACGGTGAGGTCTCAGACGTGTTGTCTTGTAATGTGGTGTCTCAAAGTGGCTTTAGAACTCTGTGATAGATAGAACCATATTAGGTGACAAGAGAACAGGCTATTTTTTACTGCATGGCCTTTCCAGTGGTTCTTTCAAAGCTATTCTGGGAAATATTAGCCTTAAATGACTAGCTAATTGAGAAGGGCTGTGCTCAGGGTCAGCTTTTTTACATACCTCTTTTCTGTGCTATTCCTTAGAAATTGGCTAATCTGATGACGTAGATCTACCATGACTCACTGTTTTATAGGCCACTTACCAATTCTTTTTGTTATATCTGCATCAGAGCTACCATTACTGTCCAATTTGCCTGTTCTTTGTACAGTCACAATGGCATGAAATTTAATTACAAATTAACATGtaatatttctcttttcacTTCTTCGATCTCTTTCCCAGATCATGCATTTTGTCTTTATATATTTTACCTCTGAATTCCAGTAATCCTTAAAATCACATTTCATAACTGAACTGCTGGATATGGAAAAGCagacttctaaaaaaaaaaactaacttTGTGAATTTGGACTTGTACAGATCTTGTCTTGTGGTTGAAGTAGTCCTGAACACTCTTGCAATCTTCttgctttcattttgtttgcctgtttagaagtaatttattatttatcgCAAACAAATTATAATGGTGAACTTTATGGGAAGATTCTGTCTCATCATTTCTGTGAAATGCATGCTGCTCATTTAGATGCAGAAAAATTGGTCTTTTGGAAGTGATCCCAAATTTCAGAATCGATTGGGCAACAGTTCTTGTCTTTTTGCTGGCTTCCTTTATAGCTGCAAATTCCTGTCTCAATCATCTTCACTTTTATTGTATTATCCACTAAACTCATCTTCCCTCTGTTGTGCTTCTCCCCTTATTCCACTTACCCTTGTGAGCCCTGTCCTTAACTGCTCTCTCTCTTGACATTAAATTTAAGCACATGCATCTccttatttgttttctttttatccgTAAATATTTTGCAGGTAAAGGCTTTTTATTGAGCATGACAGAATGTCCACTCTGTGATTTGGAAGTGGGATTTGTACTCAGGCAAACTTACACAGTCAGCACCTGTCACCTAACCCAAGCTGCTTAGAATTCAAAAAGGGATAACTGACAGAGCACTTGTATTTCATGTAGTGATGATTTTCATGCTTGGGTTAGATATGTCCAAACAGATTGTAAACTACCTGAACTAGCTTTTAACACAATTGTGATTGCAGTACAAGTGAGTGCTGCAAAAGGAGACCCTAGGGAGTAGGtcacaaaaaaaatgaaatttatctAAAAAGGACTAAATAATAGATCaatgtaataaaaaatatgGTCAGAGAAACTGCTGTCTTTAACTTACTGcattttgttggatttttttcttttcttagggACAAAAGTATTCTTGGGATGCTGACACTCAGGGATGGATCCTTGGTTCTTTTTTCTATGGCTATATTATTACTCAGATTCCAGGAGGATATCTTGCAAGCAGAATTGGAGGCAAACTGTTGCTGGGGTTTGGCATCTTTAGTACCTCTGTATTCACCTTGCTTACTCCCTTAGCTGCAAATTTGGGAGTAGGCTACCTCATAGCTGTCAGAGCCTTGGAAGGACTGGGAGAGGTAATCCTGTTTCCTCTATGTAATTTGAAAACGTGTCTgaataatttgtttaaaattataGTGATTAGACTCTGGGGTTGTTATGCTGGAATAGTATATGGATTGTTTCATTTGAGTGgctttgttttatgttttttagaATAATTAAAGCATTTGCACTATATTTTAGCCTAACTATTCTCATTTTTCAGAAACCAGGGCCTCAAAACAATGTTGTTTgtattgctgctgcttttccagtaCATACAGACTCAAAAGCAGGAGAAATTAATTCTGCTTCCTTATTCTCATGCCTTGCACAATTTTTATAAGTGGTTTCTTGGTAGACAACAAACTAATAGATTGTACTACTGCTTTTTAATGAAGTGTGCTTTGAAACATGTAAAGTTGAAGTGAGTTCTAAAATCCTTGCATTTCAACAGtatgaaattatgttttctaGGGTGTTACCTTCCCAGCTATGCATTCAATGTGGTCTTCTTGGGCTCCTCCACTGGAACGCAGCAAGCTCCTTAGTATTTCATATGCAGGTGAGAATTCCCACACTGATAATGGGATTATAAATTTTTCTACAGTAACAGGGAGGATTGACTTAAAGGGATTTATATTGTAAATTGTAATCAGCATTTAATCCTGAAAGTGTAACATTGAAGTAAATCTTGCTTTCCATTAGTTTTCTTCGTTTATTCATGCTTTTTATAACCTGACAAAAGGTATTGATCTACAAATAAGTATAAACTTTGGTATTAGTGGTGAAAATAATTACTGTGAAGCTGATTAATAGAAGATACTGTACAAAAAAAAGATTTAGCATTAGGAACAAAAAAGCTGGGGCAGTCACAGGATAGAgctgtttggttggttttgggagggttttttaAGTGTTCTTGGAGGAACTTGGGGGAGAAAACATCCAAGGTCCCTTGTATTGCTGCAAGAGCTCTTTGTTGGAGTCAAATACTCTGACCAAATTGTCCTAGATATTCTGTGTCTGGGAGGTGTCATGTTTGATATCAGATTTAATTCTTTGAAGATACTTGATGTTACACAGGATTTTTGATTTAGCAAAGTGATACGGAATGTACTGAAAGCACGGTACAAATGTAAGTTAGCACTTAGCAAGTGTAAGTTGACACTTAGCAAAATACAGCAATTGCAATACACTTCAACTTGGGTTGACTGCAAGTCAAGTCTGTTgttctctcagaaattctgttgTTTAACTTTTGTACTTTGTGTTCGACTGACCCATGTACTCATTTCCCCTTGTCGGTCTGGCTAAGTCAGTGTGACAGTCTCACTTTTAATGGACTGAATGAGGAGAAACATTTACACCGCCAGCTGGTCCTGCTTATCTAAACCAAAGCCATTCTCTGGTGCCCTTTTTGTTGAGATAAGGTCAGCTTCTTTGCAGCAGCTGTGGTTGGTCACACCCAGTGTTATCCCCAGGTGAAGGACATGTTGTTCTTGCCCGCCTCCACTGAGCCATCTTTTTCGGGGTTTATTGGTCAGTCACATTGCTCAGTGCAGTATTTGAGGGGCAAATACTACAGGTTTCTAAATTTGCTAGTCAAAATTGATATTATTTCTTTGAGGATGACAAATTTTGTATTCAGTTACTGAAGTAACTGAATGTAATGGTTTGCTTTGCTCACTCTTATTagtaataatttgtttttttatcAAGAAGACAGACATTTATACAATGTAAACTTTAGCTACAGTTTCTTAAGGTGCTAAGACAGTCTGGTGACTCACTTTTCCCAGAGGGATGCAACCTTaatcttttttcctcccatttcctCACTTTGCTCTAAGTGTCTCATCACTTGTTGAAGTGACCCTTCAAAGAGCTACCTCAACTCATCTAATGCATCAagaagcttttttctttctattcttttaaaaatcttcgCATTTAATTAAatctactttaaaataattcttcttCTGAGACCCAGCACACAAGCAGAGCATACAGAGTTGGGATTACCTTCTACTGCATTTAGTAATTGAGAGCTTTTAAACTGTCCTTTTTTATTGTGTGAAAATATATGCTAATGTACTAGTGAGAAGATTCTGTACCCTTGAACAGCCCATTGTTAGCAGTCACGGGTGGATAATACATCTTGTGTAATCTTGGCAgactgttttcctttccttccacGTTGGCAGTCATGTGGTCTGTAGTTAATTTAATCACAGTTGTGTTGATTTTCTGAGAGAACATGTGGTGGAGGTTATATGTAGCTGTTACTGTGATTTATATTTTGCATGATGTATGTGGTTTTATTCATTGTTGGAGCTTTCTGCCTCAGATAAAAATTGTTCCCATGAAGATGGAGTCTAGGTAGTCAGGATATCAACATAATCTTAGTATTTTCTGAGTGGAGATTAAGTTTGGAGAAGTAACTTTGCAGCTAACATTAAGAGACAAAACCTACTATTTATCACCAGTAGAGTGTCAAGTATGTAAATACTATGAGTTTCTGGTTTAGATTTCAAAAGGGAAACATCTGCCATCCTTACTCTTTGCAAAATGTATGTTGAATTATAACAGGAATAGTTCTTTCTGGCTTTTGGCTTTATTCTGAACTAGAATCTGCTcatctttcccttctcccttgATCCTAGACCCTGTCACATTCAGGAAACGTGGAATTTGAACTCACTGTTTATATATGCCTGACTTCTGCTTCATGTTTCTAGCATTCCTGGTTTTGTGGCACTAGAAGGAGATATGAGAAATGCAAATGAACTATATTGTCATTATATTgttattctattctattctactCACTAACTATGTTATATTCCCAAGGCCTTAATTATACTGTGTCCAGCTCTCTCTTGTTTTGCAGCAGTACCAGTTGACTAATTTGCATTGGTTTAGATATGTTAGAGCCATCACTTTACTATGACAAATATGCAAAGAATGCTTATCTTTTATTGCTTGTTGCTTCTAATTTTGGCGTCTTAGGGCTTTATGGCTCTATTTGCTTGCAGCTGCCAAGGCAGTTCATTGTCCCTGTAGTTCTTTAAAGCAAAGCACAACCCTCTAGTGGCAGTGACAATCTTTATTCATTaattattacagaaaaataaaataactctgAAATGACACTTATACTTAAGGGTTCGATAGAAGATTTGATTATTTTTCcactttgttttgctttcttctggTAGGTGCACAGCTGGGAACTGTTGTGTCTCTGCCACTATCTGGTTTAATTTGTTACTACATGAACTGGGTTTATGTGTTCTACATATTTGGTGagtttgtgttgttttgattttttttattattaaaagtaCAATCCatattatttttgaaaagcatATCTTATAAAacttattttaagttttaaaagcTTGTTTGACATGTTGGGTTGCTGTTTTATTCCTTCTGGGCAATTAGAGATGTTTAAGGCTAAGTAGATTCCAGTGAATGGCTAAATAAGCCTTCTTCCAGTGAGCAAAGCTGTCTCTGAGTTGGACAAAAGCTGGTACAAGTCAAATGCTCTTAGCTCTCCCACCACTTGAAAACAACAGGCTGAAATTTCTTATTTGAAGTGTGAAATTGAGTTAATAACTTTAATCCCAGGAATAAATCTCAACTTTGAATGAAAGAACATGCGAAAAGTTATTGCTGCTTAAAATGTAACCTGGAAAAGTCTCTAGAAGTCACAGGGACCCTGAAGGAATGCATAGCATGTTTACTGTGACATATTCTGGAGGaagctgaaacagaaaatattttttttaaacagcatgTCTTAGCTAATGCCTTTTACAGGTCTGTTTATGTATCTGAGCAATTTCATATtttgcatgggaaaggcagaatcGGAATATATAAAAGAAGAATtacatttcctcaggaaaaaaaatctccaattTTTTACAAATCACAAAGGCTCAAACCAAAGAActgaacaaaatgaaacaagttACCATGTTACATAAAAGTGCAATAATTTGGACCAATCATTGAAAAGTTAGCTTTTTTCAAATGACAGTTCTGGGGTTGGgttaagaaagaaaaggaagaatacAACATAAATTAAGCTGCATGTAGTGATATTCTATATATGTGCACAGTGTATTTTTTGTGAATAAACTTAATGTgaactttttatttcctgaggGTGAGCCATATTCTTTGTGGCTTTTCCATGTGACTGATAAAAATACACCGATGTATGAGCACGCAGCTTTCTTGCTGCATGAAGAACTTcaagtagaggaaaaaaaaagaggaaaaaataaaaataaaacattctgCTTAGTCATCTTCATTCTTTATTGTATCTAAATGTACATTGTTAAGCCACTTTGGGGAACTAGTGTTTGTAAGTAGATAGAAAAATAGTGttcattaaaattttattaggTATTGAGAAAACACTTCTGACTATTATTATCTGAAAGTATTAATAAAATTGCTTTCTTAAAATTTCTATGTCTTCACCCATCTTTTCACAACAATAGGTGCACTTGGCGTATTGTGGTGGTTCTTCTGGATGTTGTTGGTTAGTGATACACCAGAAACTCACAAGAGCATTTCACATGCTGAAAGAGAATATATACTGTCTTCTCTAAAAGATCAGGTACAGCACTTTGGTAGAGACCAACCTACTTAAGTCTGAACATAAACCACAAACATGGTCATTAATGTAAAGCTTTGTTTATGGTTTGTTACATGTTCTGTTACGCTTTGTTAAATGCTTATGTAAACATGTTTATCTTTAGAATAACATTTTTAACAAGATGGAGGCAGGATTTTcaaacaaatttttttaaatagtacaGTTGTAAACTGAAAAGCAATCGATAATCAAACAAAGCATTTATAAGAATGCTTTTTGTTACAGATGTTGTTGAGGTGCTTTACTTAAAAaactttgtatttaaaaaaatgctcaaATCTGTCATTTTAGACTAGATCCAGACCTGTATAATGTCTTTAACATTTGCAATACAATATTTTACAGCATTTCTCTTTCTCACTGCCATCTAGACTAAGAAATAGATAACTATTCGCAGAGAAAATGCTTATGAGCCAG encodes:
- the SLC17A5 gene encoding sialin, producing the protein MEPEEGEDRTPLLKEPQPDTVPACCSARYNLAVLACFGFFLLYALRVNLSVALVNMVEPDTSSAKNVTSNVCPEHSSTTNVSRNTTGQKYSWDADTQGWILGSFFYGYIITQIPGGYLASRIGGKLLLGFGIFSTSVFTLLTPLAANLGVGYLIAVRALEGLGEGVTFPAMHSMWSSWAPPLERSKLLSISYAGAQLGTVVSLPLSGLICYYMNWVYVFYIFGALGVLWWFFWMLLVSDTPETHKSISHAEREYILSSLKDQLSTQKSVPWRPMLGSLPLWAIVVAHFSYNWTFYTLLTLLPTYMKEILRFDAQENGFLSALPYFGCWLCIILSGQIADYLREKQNFSTVCVRKCFTLIGMIGPAVFLVAAGFIGCNYALAVSFVTISTTLGGFCTSGYSINHLDIAPSYAGILLGITNSFATIPGMVGPVIAKNLTHNNTVGEWQMVFYIAASINLFGAIFFALFASGEVQDWAVSGYHLN